Proteins from one Loktanella sp. M215 genomic window:
- a CDS encoding cytochrome c-type biogenesis protein, whose protein sequence is MKRLLLVLMLLAQPLWAVQPSEMLADPLLEARAREISEGLRCPVCQNESIDESNAPISHELRVLLRERLVAGDTDQQVVDFLVARFGEFILLEPDRRGVNMILWTAAPVLLLLALLVGWVTIRRKTPVEEPLSEAERAEVDRILRS, encoded by the coding sequence ATGAAGCGTCTGCTGCTGGTCCTTATGCTGCTGGCGCAGCCCCTCTGGGCGGTGCAGCCGAGCGAGATGTTGGCCGACCCCTTGCTGGAGGCGCGGGCGCGGGAGATCTCGGAAGGGTTGCGCTGTCCGGTCTGCCAGAACGAAAGCATCGACGAATCGAACGCGCCGATCAGCCATGAGCTGCGCGTGCTGCTGCGCGAACGGCTGGTGGCGGGCGATACGGACCAGCAGGTCGTGGATTTTCTGGTGGCGCGGTTCGGTGAATTCATCCTGCTGGAGCCGGACAGGCGGGGCGTGAACATGATCCTGTGGACGGCGGCACCGGTGCTGCTGCTGCTGGCCTTGCTGGTCGGCTGGGTCACGATCCGGCGCAAGACGCCGGTCGAAGAGCCGCTGTCAGAAGCCGAGCGCGCCGAGGTGGACCGCATTCTGCGGTCGTGA
- a CDS encoding enoyl-CoA hydratase-related protein — MDYNAITVDSRDDIVTITLNRPDKMNALSTQMRAELTHAFGAAPDLGRVAVLTGAGRAFCSGQELAGDVTASLDLEATLRDEYVPMLRAIIDCPIPTIAAVNGPAAGAGANLALAADVVIASSDAYFVQAFARIGLIPDAAGTWFLPRQMGLARAMGASLFADNIPAQQAVDWGMIYEMAQAADFADHWRKRALQLAQGPTATYGHIKTALRASFDNSLDDQLALEAALQGKCGRTADFVEGVTAFLQKRTAQFTGR; from the coding sequence GTGGATTACAACGCCATCACCGTCGACAGCCGCGACGACATCGTCACGATCACCCTGAACCGTCCCGACAAGATGAATGCCCTCAGCACGCAGATGCGGGCAGAGCTGACGCATGCCTTTGGTGCGGCGCCGGATCTGGGCCGCGTCGCCGTGCTGACCGGGGCGGGGCGCGCCTTTTGTTCCGGGCAGGAACTGGCAGGCGACGTGACCGCCAGTCTGGATCTGGAAGCGACGCTGCGGGACGAATATGTGCCGATGCTACGGGCGATCATTGATTGCCCGATTCCGACCATTGCCGCCGTGAACGGCCCTGCGGCCGGGGCGGGGGCGAATCTGGCACTGGCTGCGGATGTGGTCATCGCCTCGTCGGATGCGTATTTCGTGCAGGCCTTTGCGCGGATCGGGCTGATCCCGGATGCCGCCGGCACATGGTTTCTGCCGCGCCAGATGGGGCTGGCCCGCGCCATGGGGGCGTCGCTGTTCGCGGACAACATTCCGGCACAGCAGGCGGTCGACTGGGGCATGATCTATGAAATGGCACAGGCCGCCGATTTCGCCGATCACTGGCGCAAGCGCGCGCTGCAACTGGCGCAGGGTCCGACCGCGACTTACGGTCATATCAAGACGGCGCTGCGTGCGTCCTTCGACAACTCGCTGGACGATCAATTGGCGCTGGAGGCCGCATTGCAAGGCAAATGTGGGCGCACGGCGGACTTCGTCGAAGGGGTGACTGCCTTTTTGCAGAAACGCACAGCGCAGTTCACAGGGCGCTAA